The window AAGCTGCAGGACAACGCCGTGGCCGCCGGCCTCCCCGTCTCGCGGACGGTCGAGCCCCGCCGCCAGTTCCCGGGCTACGACCGGACGAGCATCGGCCCCCACGTCATCGCCGACATGACGCGCTGCATCCAGTGCACGCGCTGCATCCGGTTCTGCAACGAGATCTCCGGCACCGGCGAGCTTTCGCTGATCGAACGGGGCGGCCACGCCTTCGTCTGGACGCACGAGGGCAAGGCGCTCGACAACGAGTGGTCGGCCTGCGCCGCCGACGTCTGCCCGGTCGGCGCCCTGACGACCAAGGAGTTCCGCTTCAGGAAGCGCGTCTGGTGGCTCGACAAGGCGAAGTCGGTCTGCGACGGCTGCGAGATCGGCTGCAACATCTCGATCGAGCACCGCGACCGGGCCGTCTACCGGTTCCTCCCGCGGGTGAACCTCGCCGTGAACGACTTCTGGATGTGCGACTACGGGCGCTTCCGCGCCGAGGAGCTGAACGGCAACGACCACACCCGCCCCGTGCTCCGGAGCGGCGGGAAGGCCCGCGAGACCCACTGGGGCGAGGCGCTCGACGCGGTGAAGGCTGCCGTCGACGCCGCCGTCGCGAAGGACCCCTCCTCGGTCCTCGTCCTCGGCTCGGCCCGCCTCTCCACGGAAGAGAGCTGGCTCCTCGCGCAGCTCTTCAAGGGAACCGTGGGCGCCGCGCACGTCGAGTTCCACGCCGACCTCGGTCCCGAGCGGAAGATCAAGAACCCTTCCGTCCCGGGCGGCTGGCTCGTCGGGAAGGAGGCCGCGCCGAACTCCCGCGGTGCCGAGGCCGCGGGTGTGGCTCGCGCCGGGAAGGGCTCGGCCCTCGCCCGCCTCCTCGACGGGTCCTACACGCCGGAGGTTCTCTACGTCGCCGACGCCGAGTTCACCTCCCGCGTCGCCGACCCGAAGTTCGTCGACGCGCTCCGCCGGGCGAAGACGCTCGTCGTCCACGGGAGGCGGACGAACCTCCTCACCGATGCCGCCGACATCCTCCTGCCCGTCACGAGCCTGGCCGGCAAGGAAGGGACGTTCGTGAACGTCCTGGGGCTCGTCCAGCGGTTCCAGCTCGCCATCGTCCCGCCGCCGATCGTGAGGACCGACCTCGAGGTCCTCCTCCACCTCGGAAAGAGGTGGGGCGTCTTCGACACGCAGTGGACGGCGAAGTCCGTCTTCGAGCTGATGAAGGGCACCGTGCCCGGGTACGCGGGGCTCGGGTGGGATTCCCCGGCCGTGGCCGGGAGCGACGCGTCGGTCTCCCCGACCTCGGCCTACGACGTCCTGCTCGAGAGGCGCCTCTCGAACCCCGCCGAGATCCTCGCGGATGCCGCCGCGGCGGCAGTGACCTCGGTGGCCGGAGGAGAGAAGTGAGCGACGCCACGTTCGCCGTCGTCGCGGCGATCGCGAAGAT is drawn from Holophagales bacterium and contains these coding sequences:
- a CDS encoding (2Fe-2S)-binding protein, producing MAKVTVDGRTVEVPGTANVLEACRAAGVDVPHFCYHPRLSIVGQCRMCMVEIEGVPKIQASCTVPVRDGMVVLASSEKALAARNATMEFLLINHPLDCPICDQAGECKLQDNAVAAGLPVSRTVEPRRQFPGYDRTSIGPHVIADMTRCIQCTRCIRFCNEISGTGELSLIERGGHAFVWTHEGKALDNEWSACAADVCPVGALTTKEFRFRKRVWWLDKAKSVCDGCEIGCNISIEHRDRAVYRFLPRVNLAVNDFWMCDYGRFRAEELNGNDHTRPVLRSGGKARETHWGEALDAVKAAVDAAVAKDPSSVLVLGSARLSTEESWLLAQLFKGTVGAAHVEFHADLGPERKIKNPSVPGGWLVGKEAAPNSRGAEAAGVARAGKGSALARLLDGSYTPEVLYVADAEFTSRVADPKFVDALRRAKTLVVHGRRTNLLTDAADILLPVTSLAGKEGTFVNVLGLVQRFQLAIVPPPIVRTDLEVLLHLGKRWGVFDTQWTAKSVFELMKGTVPGYAGLGWDSPAVAGSDASVSPTSAYDVLLERRLSNPAEILADAAAAAVTSVAGGEK